The Macrobrachium nipponense isolate FS-2020 chromosome 1, ASM1510439v2, whole genome shotgun sequence genome includes a window with the following:
- the LOC135219700 gene encoding uncharacterized protein LOC135219700 has translation MIYKLLFVAFVGVACATPVDKREGAVAEARDTSSSYAAAPAPAAQTYDSGSQGNLYYYYYPVEEYGSTDTAEAPFDIFTAIILPLLILGGLLLLLSSLTFTLTGNGRSLSDEPDLMDQLHTEIERVFYIYLNAFESEQCLQRTICEMGAYSKSFKGKDFVLSMIEPLVPEGMKGNLAIFKKAATSGYETGKCKKFRCVAPKLL, from the exons ATGATCTACAAACTGCTCTTCGTGGCCTTCGTCGGCGTTGCCTGCGCGACTCCCGTCGACAAGAGAGAAGGCGCCGTAGCGGAAGCACGGGACACCTCCTCCTCGTACGCCGCCGCCCCTGCACCGGCAGCTCAGACCTACGACTCGGGATCCCAGGGAaatctctactactactactaccccgTCGAGGAGTACGGCAGCACGGACACAGCAGAGGCGCCCTTCGACATCTTCACCGCCATCATCCTTCCCCTACTGATCCTGGGCGGTCTTCTGCTGCTCCTGTCCTCCCTCACTTTCACCCTCACCGGCAACGGCAGGAGCCTCTCCGATGAGCCCGACCTCATGGATCAGCTGCACACCGAGATCGAGAGGGTTTTCTACATCTACCTCAACGCCTTCGAGAGCGAACAGTGCCTCCAGAGGACCATCTGCGAGATGGGCGCTTACTCCAAGAGCTTTAAGGGCAAGGACTTCGTCCTCAG CATGATCGAGCCCCTGGTTCCTGAAGGCATGAAGGGAAATCTTGCAATCTTCAAGAAGGCTGCCACATCCGGCTATGAGACAGGCAAGTGCAAGAAATTCAGATGCGTCGCCCCAAAGCTCCTCTAA